The following proteins are encoded in a genomic region of Amycolatopsis sulphurea:
- a CDS encoding DUF6923 family protein has protein sequence MAVSAAVSGLLVATGLLGPPGRSAAAAPASCPVLQVESTDGHSSSIVRLTLPSGARQPLGTSRHELNAIAYHARQEVTYGVAEGPFRDGSHAVLVDDEGRVRDLGPVGRDGHHGTWSWVTGAVAGAMSGNSWYVLRETSLYTVDVDPGSPGYLTAAPPRLLHPWLLASGVDDLAYNPSDGLLYGVSVPYPGLATVVTVNPATGQVRPVPGARFPAASAYGSVVFGPDNELYATANRIGHRSVTYRLPPGGQPVEVSTGPALMSSDGAGCLTPSAPPTPTPTPTPTPRPTPTPTPTPTPAPTPTPTPTPTPAPTPAPTPTPAPTPTPPSTPTLSPTPTPTPTPPHTLVPPTTPIPSTPATPPASPAPAPPPSPPEEGEAPEAPAVPPVLAAPPPLQPLPSPVPPSPAPEPPSASLAVSPPHQPPSGKAKPIPKKVQNKALAKRKRIQKQRRWGLAVILLVVGSGAVAARIRRAR, from the coding sequence GTGGCCGTCTCGGCCGCCGTCTCGGGGCTGCTCGTGGCCACCGGGCTGCTCGGCCCGCCCGGGCGCAGCGCTGCCGCGGCGCCCGCGAGCTGCCCGGTGCTGCAGGTGGAGAGCACGGACGGGCACTCCTCTTCGATCGTGCGGCTGACCCTGCCCTCGGGCGCCCGGCAGCCGCTGGGCACCAGCCGCCACGAACTCAACGCGATCGCTTATCACGCCCGGCAGGAGGTGACCTACGGGGTGGCCGAAGGCCCGTTCCGGGACGGCTCGCACGCGGTGCTGGTCGACGACGAAGGGCGGGTGCGCGACCTCGGCCCGGTGGGCCGCGACGGGCACCACGGCACCTGGAGCTGGGTCACCGGTGCGGTCGCCGGGGCGATGTCCGGGAACTCGTGGTACGTGCTGAGGGAGACCAGTCTGTACACAGTGGACGTCGACCCGGGCAGCCCCGGCTACCTCACGGCCGCTCCGCCCCGGCTGCTGCACCCGTGGCTGCTGGCGTCCGGAGTGGACGATCTGGCGTACAACCCGTCCGACGGATTGCTGTACGGCGTCTCGGTTCCCTACCCGGGTCTCGCGACGGTGGTCACCGTGAATCCGGCGACCGGGCAGGTACGCCCGGTGCCCGGCGCGCGGTTCCCGGCGGCCTCGGCGTACGGCTCGGTGGTGTTCGGGCCGGACAACGAGCTGTACGCGACCGCGAACCGGATCGGCCACCGCAGCGTGACCTACCGGCTGCCGCCCGGCGGGCAGCCGGTGGAGGTCAGCACCGGACCGGCGCTGATGAGTTCGGACGGGGCGGGCTGCCTCACGCCGTCCGCGCCGCCTACCCCGACTCCGACGCCCACACCAACTCCCAGGCCCACACCTACTCCCACGCCCACACCTACTCCGGCCCCCACGCCGACGCCCACACCTACCCCGACGCCCGCACCTACGCCCGCACCTACGCCTACCCCGGCACCTACGCCGACGCCGCCGAGCACACCTACCCTGTCCCCCACGCCGACCCCGACACCCACTCCGCCACATACGCTCGTCCCGCCGACGACACCGATCCCTTCCACCCCAGCGACCCCACCCGCCTCCCCGGCCCCGGCACCGCCGCCAAGCCCGCCGGAAGAGGGGGAAGCGCCGGAAGCCCCGGCCGTTCCGCCTGTGCTGGCCGCCCCGCCACCGTTACAACCCCTGCCGTCGCCGGTACCCCCGTCGCCGGCACCGGAGCCACCGTCGGCGTCGCTTGCCGTTTCACCGCCGCACCAGCCGCCTTCGGGCAAGGCGAAGCCGATCCCCAAGAAGGTGCAGAACAAGGCTTTGGCCAAGCGCAAGCGGATCCAGAAACAGCGCCGCTGGGGGCTGGCCGTGATCCTGCTCGTGGTCGGTTCCGGGGCGGTGGCCGCGCGGATACGCCGTGCTCGTTAA
- a CDS encoding DUF4239 domain-containing protein: MNVYLTGVFWVIGAAVVAAVIGYLVRRFGWDEGRRDNNDAAGQVFTIVGGLYAVLVAFVLISLFDGVSSAREDSYTEADSLVAATWAAEALPGDTGEQVRALATAYVNTVAQQEWPQLAADSPIPATGWSQLDQMRRVVAAASASDDWETDRKNEATDQLWQTYQSRQDRLNGAEEQGVGAVMWFALILGGIIFMLLPNLFGGTRMAAHLVIVSTLAGTIALLLYAILQLQNPFSGGSSVHPDAFTAAVTRLG; encoded by the coding sequence ATGAACGTCTACCTGACCGGTGTGTTCTGGGTGATCGGCGCGGCCGTGGTGGCCGCGGTGATCGGTTACCTGGTTCGGCGCTTCGGCTGGGACGAAGGACGGCGCGACAACAATGACGCGGCCGGTCAGGTGTTCACCATTGTCGGCGGGCTGTACGCGGTACTGGTCGCCTTCGTGCTGATCTCGCTGTTCGACGGGGTGTCGAGCGCGCGGGAAGACTCCTACACCGAGGCGGACAGCCTCGTCGCGGCCACCTGGGCCGCCGAGGCGCTGCCGGGCGACACCGGCGAGCAGGTGCGCGCGCTCGCCACCGCGTACGTGAACACCGTGGCACAGCAGGAATGGCCGCAGCTGGCCGCCGACAGTCCGATCCCGGCCACCGGCTGGTCCCAGCTCGACCAGATGCGCCGCGTGGTCGCCGCCGCGTCCGCCTCCGACGACTGGGAGACCGACCGCAAGAACGAGGCGACCGACCAGCTCTGGCAGACCTACCAGTCCCGGCAGGACCGGCTCAACGGTGCCGAGGAACAGGGCGTGGGCGCGGTGATGTGGTTCGCGCTGATCCTCGGCGGCATCATCTTCATGTTGCTGCCCAACCTGTTCGGCGGCACGCGGATGGCCGCGCACCTGGTGATCGTGTCCACCCTGGCCGGCACCATCGCGTTGCTGCTGTACGCGATCCTGCAGCTGCAGAACCCGTTCTCCGGCGGATCGAGCGTGCACCCGGACGCGTTCACCGCCGCGGTCACCCGGCTCGGCTGA
- a CDS encoding family 2B encapsulin nanocompartment shell protein yields the protein MTVTDPVDTAGSGNAQNAEQPQLSLGRAAARTIATTTKSVPQMQGISSRWLLRALPWVEVSGGAYRVNRRLSYSVGDGRVTFVTTGDQVRVIPPELGELAPLRGYEDEEVLGELAGRFVQHEYQPGDALVEFGHQADQVYLIAHGKISKAGPGAYGDHTVLGTLADGDYFGEGVLTSADGIWEYTARAITACTVLALPRSELQGVLDRSETLRAHLESHVANGELDSNDHGEAAIDVASGHDGEPQLPGTFVDYDASPREYELSVAQTVLRVHSRVADLYNQPMNQIEQQLRLTIEALRERQEHELVNNTDFGLLHNADFAQRVSTRAGAPGPDDFDELLSLVWKDPGFFLAHPKTIAAFGRECNHRGVYPDSVDLGGHQVPAWRGVPILPCNKIPITGTRTSSVLLMRTGEQDQGVVGLHQTGLPDEYQPGLNVRFMGISEQAIMSYLVSAYYSAAVLVPDALAVLENAEIGRVD from the coding sequence GTGACCGTCACGGACCCCGTAGACACCGCTGGTTCCGGAAATGCCCAGAATGCCGAACAACCGCAGCTGAGTCTCGGCCGGGCCGCGGCCCGCACCATCGCGACCACGACCAAGTCCGTTCCGCAGATGCAGGGGATCTCCTCGCGCTGGCTGCTGCGGGCGCTGCCCTGGGTCGAAGTCTCCGGCGGTGCGTACCGGGTCAACCGCCGGCTCAGCTACTCCGTCGGCGACGGCCGGGTCACCTTCGTCACCACCGGCGATCAGGTCCGGGTGATCCCGCCGGAGCTGGGCGAGCTGGCCCCGCTGCGCGGGTACGAGGACGAGGAGGTGCTGGGCGAGCTGGCCGGCCGGTTCGTGCAGCACGAGTACCAGCCGGGCGACGCGCTGGTCGAGTTCGGGCACCAGGCCGACCAGGTCTACCTGATCGCGCACGGCAAGATCAGCAAGGCCGGCCCCGGTGCCTACGGGGACCACACCGTGCTCGGCACCCTCGCCGACGGCGACTACTTCGGCGAGGGCGTGCTGACCAGCGCGGACGGCATCTGGGAGTACACCGCGCGGGCGATCACCGCGTGCACCGTGCTCGCCCTGCCGCGCAGCGAGCTCCAGGGTGTGCTGGACCGGTCCGAGACGTTGCGCGCGCACCTGGAGAGCCACGTCGCCAACGGCGAACTCGACTCCAACGACCACGGTGAAGCGGCCATCGACGTCGCCTCCGGCCACGACGGCGAACCGCAGCTGCCGGGCACGTTCGTGGACTACGACGCCTCACCGCGCGAGTACGAGCTGAGCGTGGCGCAGACCGTGCTGCGCGTGCACAGCCGGGTCGCGGACCTCTACAACCAGCCGATGAACCAGATCGAGCAGCAGCTGCGGCTCACCATCGAGGCGCTGCGCGAGCGCCAGGAGCACGAGCTGGTCAACAACACCGACTTCGGCCTGCTGCACAACGCCGACTTCGCGCAGCGGGTGTCCACCCGCGCCGGCGCGCCCGGCCCGGACGACTTCGACGAGCTGCTTTCGCTGGTGTGGAAGGACCCCGGGTTCTTCCTGGCACACCCGAAGACGATCGCCGCGTTCGGCCGCGAGTGCAACCACCGCGGCGTGTACCCGGACTCGGTGGACCTCGGCGGGCACCAGGTGCCGGCCTGGCGGGGCGTGCCGATCCTGCCGTGCAACAAGATCCCGATCACCGGGACCCGGACCAGCTCGGTCCTGCTGATGCGGACCGGGGAACAGGACCAGGGCGTGGTCGGGCTGCACCAGACCGGGCTGCCCGACGAGTACCAGCCGGGCCTGAACGTGCGGTTCATGGGGATCAGCGAGCAGGCGATCATGTCCTACCTGGTGAGCGCGTACTACTCGGCCGCGGTGCTGGTGCCGGACGCGCTGGCGGTGCTGGAGAACGCCGAGATCGGCCGCGTGGACTGA
- a CDS encoding family 2B encapsulin nanocompartment shell protein, protein MTALQEPALALSTRAARTLTTTTKTLPQMRSITPRWLLSQLPWVEVSAGSYRVNRRLTYTVGDGRITFYSTGARVQVIPAELAELPLLRGFADADALSTLAGAFEQREYAAGDTIAEAGTPLDTVVLIASGKVRRSTPGEYGEEANLDLLSGGDHFGDELLGSSEQTWKHTARATTRCVVLVLPATTYAVLNGRIQSLREHVNALLAEPSRPHNKAGEASIDLTAGHDGEPLLPGTFVDYDPAPREYDLAVAQTVLRTHNRVTDLYNGPMNQLEQQLRLTVEALRERQEHELVNSTEFGLLPSADPAHRFPTRGGPPTPDDLDELLTRRRKTRFFLAHPKAIAAFGRECTARGLYPATGTLSGKRVVTWRGVPMLPCDKIPVSPQGTTSILGMRTGEDDHGVIGLRPRDLPDEYQPGLNVRYMGVSDRGVTSYLVSAYHSAAVLVPDALGVLDDVEIGR, encoded by the coding sequence ATGACCGCTCTGCAGGAGCCGGCCTTGGCGCTGTCCACCCGGGCCGCGCGCACGCTGACCACCACCACGAAAACGCTGCCGCAGATGCGGTCGATCACCCCGCGGTGGCTGCTCTCGCAGCTGCCGTGGGTGGAGGTGTCCGCCGGTTCGTACCGGGTCAACCGGCGGCTCACCTACACCGTCGGCGACGGCCGGATCACCTTCTACAGCACCGGGGCCCGGGTACAGGTGATCCCCGCGGAGCTGGCCGAGCTGCCGCTGCTGCGCGGATTCGCCGACGCGGACGCGTTGTCCACGCTGGCCGGAGCGTTCGAACAGCGGGAGTACGCGGCCGGGGACACCATCGCCGAGGCGGGCACGCCGTTGGACACCGTGGTGCTGATCGCGTCCGGCAAGGTGCGCCGGAGCACCCCCGGCGAGTACGGGGAAGAGGCGAACCTCGACCTCCTCTCCGGCGGCGACCACTTCGGCGACGAGCTGCTCGGCAGCAGCGAGCAGACCTGGAAGCACACCGCCCGCGCCACCACCCGGTGCGTGGTGCTGGTCCTGCCCGCCACGACGTACGCGGTGCTGAACGGCCGCATCCAAAGCCTGCGCGAGCACGTCAATGCGCTGCTCGCCGAGCCGTCCCGCCCACACAACAAAGCGGGCGAGGCGAGCATCGACCTGACCGCCGGGCACGACGGTGAGCCGCTGCTGCCCGGCACCTTCGTGGACTACGACCCGGCGCCGCGGGAGTACGACCTCGCGGTGGCGCAGACCGTGCTGCGCACGCACAACCGGGTGACCGACCTCTACAACGGGCCGATGAACCAGCTGGAGCAGCAGCTGCGGCTCACCGTCGAGGCGCTGCGGGAGCGCCAGGAGCACGAACTGGTCAACAGCACCGAATTCGGCCTGCTGCCCAGTGCCGATCCGGCGCACCGGTTCCCCACCCGCGGCGGCCCGCCCACCCCGGACGATCTGGACGAGCTGCTCACCCGCCGCCGCAAGACCCGGTTCTTCCTCGCCCACCCCAAGGCGATCGCGGCGTTCGGCCGGGAATGCACGGCGCGCGGGCTGTACCCGGCCACCGGCACGCTGTCGGGCAAGCGGGTGGTGACCTGGCGCGGGGTGCCGATGCTGCCCTGCGACAAGATCCCGGTCTCGCCGCAGGGCACCACCTCGATCCTCGGGATGCGCACCGGTGAGGACGACCACGGCGTGATCGGGCTGCGTCCCCGCGACCTGCCGGACGAGTACCAGCCGGGCCTGAACGTGCGGTACATGGGCGTGAGCGACCGTGGGGTGACGTCCTACCTGGTCAGCGCCTACCACAGCGCGGCGGTGCTGGTGCCGGACGCGCTGGGCGTGCTCGACGACGTGGAGATCGGGCGCTGA
- a CDS encoding family 2 encapsulin nanocompartment cargo protein polyprenyl transferase, translated as MTTADAPARTVAQVLDWSRNSWEPAMRAGIDRLPGSMRRIAGYHFGWWDAGGGPVPGPAGKALRPALALLCAEAAGGDPADAVAAAVAVELVHNFSLLHDDVMDRDETRRHRPTAWTVFGTGPAVLAGDALLSLAFDVLSPDGPEAARLLSTAVLDLLHGQHEDVSFEQRAEVGTEECVRMAQGKTAALLSVSCALGVLVTGGCPEQVSGFSRFGRCLGLAFQHVDDLLGIWGDPAVTGKPVYSDLRSRKKSLPVVAALTSGTAAGRELAALYREPLPDNRLAHAASLVDSAGGRRWSQAQADGLLADALAALDTAGQAPRASTELTAVAQLITRRDH; from the coding sequence ATGACGACGGCCGATGCCCCCGCCCGCACGGTCGCCCAGGTGCTGGACTGGAGCCGGAACAGCTGGGAACCGGCGATGCGGGCGGGGATCGACCGGCTGCCCGGCTCGATGCGGCGGATCGCGGGCTACCACTTCGGCTGGTGGGACGCCGGCGGCGGGCCGGTGCCGGGGCCTGCGGGCAAGGCGCTGCGTCCGGCGCTGGCCCTGCTCTGCGCGGAAGCGGCGGGCGGGGACCCGGCGGACGCGGTCGCCGCCGCCGTGGCGGTCGAGCTGGTGCACAACTTCTCGCTGCTGCACGACGACGTGATGGACCGGGACGAGACCCGGCGGCACCGCCCCACGGCGTGGACGGTGTTCGGCACCGGACCGGCCGTGCTCGCCGGGGACGCGCTGCTCTCGCTGGCTTTCGACGTGCTCTCCCCGGACGGTCCGGAGGCCGCGCGGCTGCTCAGCACGGCGGTGCTGGATCTGCTGCACGGCCAGCACGAGGACGTCTCGTTCGAGCAGCGGGCCGAGGTGGGCACCGAGGAGTGCGTGCGGATGGCCCAGGGCAAGACGGCCGCGCTGCTGAGCGTGTCCTGCGCGCTCGGGGTGCTGGTCACCGGCGGGTGTCCGGAGCAGGTGAGCGGCTTCAGCCGGTTCGGCCGCTGTCTCGGGCTGGCCTTCCAGCACGTGGACGATCTGCTGGGCATCTGGGGCGATCCGGCGGTGACCGGGAAGCCGGTGTACTCGGATCTGCGCAGCCGCAAGAAGTCGCTGCCGGTGGTCGCGGCGCTCACCTCGGGCACCGCGGCCGGCCGTGAACTGGCCGCGCTGTACCGGGAACCCTTGCCAGACAACAGGCTCGCGCATGCCGCGTCCCTTGTGGACAGTGCGGGCGGCAGGCGATGGAGCCAGGCACAGGCGGACGGCCTGCTCGCCGACGCGCTGGCCGCGCTCGACACCGCGGGTCAGGCCCCGCGGGCGAGCACGGAACTCACCGCGGTGGCGCAGCTGATCACCCGCCGGGATCACTAG
- a CDS encoding pyridoxamine 5'-phosphate oxidase family protein has translation MHLDRGDSFRQFWTERRLCSLTTVRPNGTPHVVTVGVTVDFDQGVARVIASGTSYKARLARAAGDAGLAAAVCQFEGRTWSTLEGRIRLRESADAVRDAEERYARRYREPRPNPHRVVLELTVTRILGNA, from the coding sequence ATGCACCTCGACCGCGGCGACTCCTTCCGCCAGTTCTGGACCGAACGCCGGCTCTGCTCGCTGACCACCGTGCGCCCGAACGGAACCCCGCACGTGGTCACGGTGGGCGTCACGGTGGACTTCGACCAGGGCGTGGCCCGCGTGATCGCCTCCGGCACCTCGTACAAGGCACGACTGGCCCGCGCCGCGGGCGACGCCGGGCTGGCCGCGGCCGTATGCCAGTTCGAGGGCCGCACTTGGTCCACTTTGGAGGGCCGGATTCGCTTGCGCGAGAGCGCGGACGCGGTCCGCGACGCGGAGGAGCGCTACGCCCGCCGTTACCGGGAACCCAGGCCGAATCCGCACCGGGTGGTGCTGGAACTCACCGTGACACGCATCCTGGGGAACGCGTAG
- a CDS encoding FAD-dependent monooxygenase: MDEHVPVLIVGGAYTGLSTALGLAARGVKPLLVERRPTTATLPKAWGLNPRTWELLDTIPGVTGDLRAEQAGPGYLQVMAGPSLIEATAPEVDREAILAALRALTPASPCTLPQAKVEKVLRARAEDFGADLRYGTELVRWEQDGELVTATLREVSSGREYSVRADYLVAADGHASPIRTALGIPVGGGGEVGYVYVVTFDADLSDYYEADRFTVVSIRGSGMSLIHDGEGTNTLWVDYRPDQGETEALFTEELCLERVRRAVGVPELECRIRNARPFALNHKVAERFRAGRVLLAGDAAHACPPVGGQGGNLAIQDGYDLAWRLALVLSGQAGPALLDTYETERRPVVTVTVEREVELATVAEGRVLSAVDESQPIPTIGEMLGFRYHSAAVCAEPGDDHGLQENPAEPTGRPGTRAPHVPLTRDGSELSVHRLFGKGFVLLADGDGPEWTDAAAKVAGRLGVELDAHRIGAELDDPGGFWRTRYGVDAAGAVLVRPDSVIAWRSRTTVADPERALENALTAVLQR, translated from the coding sequence ATGGACGAGCACGTTCCCGTACTCATCGTGGGTGGCGCCTACACCGGTCTGAGCACTGCGCTCGGGCTGGCCGCGCGTGGGGTGAAGCCATTGCTGGTGGAGCGCCGCCCGACCACTGCGACGCTGCCGAAAGCGTGGGGGCTCAACCCGCGCACGTGGGAGCTGCTCGACACCATCCCCGGTGTCACCGGCGACCTGCGTGCCGAACAGGCCGGCCCGGGGTACCTGCAGGTCATGGCCGGCCCCAGCCTGATCGAGGCCACCGCCCCGGAGGTTGATCGGGAAGCGATTCTCGCGGCGCTGAGGGCGTTGACCCCGGCCTCGCCGTGCACTCTGCCGCAGGCGAAGGTCGAAAAGGTGCTGCGCGCCCGTGCCGAGGATTTCGGCGCCGACCTGCGCTATGGCACTGAACTCGTGCGCTGGGAACAGGACGGCGAGCTGGTCACGGCGACCTTGCGGGAGGTGTCCAGCGGACGCGAGTACTCCGTCCGCGCCGACTACCTGGTCGCTGCGGACGGGCACGCCAGCCCCATCCGTACCGCGCTCGGCATCCCGGTCGGGGGTGGTGGCGAGGTCGGATACGTCTACGTGGTCACCTTCGATGCCGACCTGTCGGACTATTACGAGGCGGATCGGTTCACCGTGGTCAGTATCCGGGGCAGCGGAATGAGCCTGATCCACGACGGCGAGGGCACGAACACGCTGTGGGTCGACTACCGCCCTGACCAGGGCGAGACCGAGGCCCTCTTCACCGAGGAACTGTGCCTGGAGCGGGTCCGCCGCGCGGTGGGTGTGCCCGAGCTGGAGTGCCGGATCCGCAACGCCCGCCCGTTCGCGCTGAACCACAAGGTCGCCGAGCGGTTCCGGGCCGGACGCGTGCTGCTGGCCGGAGACGCGGCGCACGCCTGCCCGCCGGTCGGCGGGCAGGGCGGCAACCTGGCCATCCAGGACGGTTACGACCTCGCGTGGCGGCTCGCGCTGGTGCTGTCCGGGCAGGCTGGTCCCGCGCTGCTGGACACCTACGAGACCGAACGGCGGCCGGTCGTCACCGTCACCGTCGAACGCGAGGTCGAGCTGGCTACAGTCGCCGAGGGGCGGGTGCTCTCGGCCGTCGACGAATCGCAGCCGATCCCGACCATCGGGGAGATGCTGGGGTTCCGGTACCACTCGGCGGCGGTGTGTGCCGAACCCGGCGACGACCACGGTCTCCAGGAGAATCCGGCCGAACCGACCGGCCGCCCCGGCACTCGCGCGCCGCACGTCCCGCTCACCCGGGACGGGTCGGAGCTGTCCGTCCACCGGCTGTTCGGCAAGGGTTTCGTGCTCCTCGCCGACGGCGACGGTCCGGAATGGACGGACGCGGCGGCCAAGGTCGCGGGGCGGCTGGGCGTCGAGCTGGATGCGCACCGGATCGGGGCTGAGCTGGACGATCCCGGCGGCTTCTGGCGTACTCGCTACGGCGTCGACGCGGCCGGTGCCGTGCTCGTCCGGCCGGATTCGGTCATCGCCTGGCGCAGCCGGACCACCGTGGCCGACCCGGAGCGCGCGTTGGAGAATGCGCTGACCGCCGTTCTTCAACGCTGA
- a CDS encoding TetR/AcrR family transcriptional regulator, protein MSLREVKKDRTRAMIADAAFALFGRKGFTATSVEEIAAAAEVGARTVYRHFPTKEALVLGGFTKMFEAAQAALHACPEGTEVPELLRVVLESDLRMHAENPAHLQAAAEVIGQVRSVQAQFVYIRVVHERELRQAIAARIGGPDAPFIAELAVAHASAVFTLAFREWSESDGRIDLRDTTEKGLELLRAGKVPLPAPLSRAPAPR, encoded by the coding sequence ATGTCGTTGCGTGAGGTCAAGAAGGACCGGACCAGGGCGATGATCGCCGACGCGGCATTCGCGCTGTTCGGCCGGAAGGGGTTCACGGCGACTTCGGTCGAGGAGATCGCGGCCGCCGCCGAGGTCGGTGCCCGGACGGTGTACCGCCACTTCCCGACCAAGGAAGCGCTGGTGCTGGGCGGCTTCACCAAGATGTTCGAGGCGGCGCAGGCCGCGCTCCACGCCTGTCCGGAGGGCACCGAGGTGCCCGAGCTGCTGCGGGTCGTACTGGAGAGTGACCTGCGGATGCACGCGGAGAACCCCGCGCACCTGCAGGCCGCCGCCGAGGTGATCGGACAGGTGCGGTCGGTGCAGGCCCAGTTCGTGTATATCCGGGTGGTTCACGAAAGGGAGCTGAGGCAGGCCATCGCCGCTCGGATCGGTGGTCCGGACGCCCCGTTCATCGCGGAACTGGCAGTGGCGCACGCGAGTGCGGTGTTCACCCTCGCCTTCCGGGAGTGGTCCGAAAGCGACGGGCGGATCGATCTGCGGGACACGACCGAGAAGGGACTTGAGCTGCTGAGAGCCGGGAAAGTGCCGCTGCCGGCACCACTTTCCCGAGCACCGGCACCTCGCTGA
- a CDS encoding response regulator transcription factor translates to MITVVLADDEALLRKALAALLPLEGDITVLAEAEDGASAARVTLEHQPDVLVIDLEMPGLDGLGAVAEIRRARPGQVILMLTRHARPGVLRKALKLGVQGFVSKSAEPAHITSVIKVLHEGRRWIDPDVSALAVVDDCPMTDRELDVLRGTAEGFAVAEIAKQLHLAEGTVRNYLSNAMQKTQTRTRHEAARHAREHDWL, encoded by the coding sequence ATGATCACGGTGGTGCTCGCCGACGACGAGGCGTTGCTGCGCAAGGCGCTTGCCGCGTTGCTGCCGCTGGAGGGCGACATCACGGTGCTCGCCGAAGCCGAGGACGGCGCCTCCGCCGCGCGGGTCACCTTGGAGCACCAGCCGGATGTGCTGGTGATCGATCTGGAGATGCCCGGGCTGGACGGGCTCGGCGCGGTCGCCGAGATCCGGCGTGCCCGGCCGGGGCAGGTGATCCTGATGCTGACCCGGCACGCGCGGCCCGGCGTGCTCCGCAAGGCGCTGAAGCTCGGGGTGCAGGGATTCGTCAGCAAATCGGCGGAACCGGCGCACATCACGTCGGTGATCAAGGTGCTGCACGAGGGCCGGCGCTGGATCGACCCGGACGTCTCGGCGCTCGCCGTGGTCGACGACTGCCCGATGACCGACCGCGAGCTGGACGTGCTGCGCGGGACCGCGGAAGGGTTCGCCGTCGCGGAGATCGCGAAGCAGCTGCACCTGGCCGAGGGCACGGTGCGGAACTACCTGTCGAACGCGATGCAGAAGACGCAGACCCGGACCCGTCACGAAGCCGCCCGCCACGCCCGCGAGCACGACTGGCTGTAG
- a CDS encoding sensor histidine kinase, whose product MTKPATRPGESAMSSLSRVLGRRRPETEERLWRLNIATLIPPLAVVGVMLVVLEGRNWWQILVLSCGLLAGLAVLVDWSPRKVSVFSFACLGVSAAVWAAGSLVMSTPTAFYGFNIACSLIIPELRQRRGAVAVGMICFVGVFGLLHVLVHPGDTSKLLVQYVVIPTGVTMLAAAVLSGAKKFYDLVQELDVAREREAELAVMRERMRFASDLHDIQGHTLHVVKLKVTLAEKLLHRDLYRAQEELREVHALVGDTIMQTKELAYAQRRLNLATELENAKNLFEAAGIHVRIVREPGVEPRPGELLGQVLRETTTNILRHAQARQVHIVLSASGISIVNDGAQEEGSPELRGLSTLSQRVADDGGELKVAQQAGRFLTAAGFPRVAPGTVPMMTGEDPR is encoded by the coding sequence ATGACCAAGCCAGCCACCCGACCCGGAGAGTCCGCCATGTCCAGCCTGTCCCGCGTCCTGGGCAGACGCCGTCCGGAGACGGAGGAACGGCTGTGGCGGTTGAACATCGCCACGCTCATTCCGCCGCTCGCCGTGGTCGGGGTGATGCTGGTGGTGCTCGAGGGCCGGAACTGGTGGCAGATCCTGGTGCTGTCCTGCGGGCTGCTCGCCGGGCTCGCCGTCCTGGTGGACTGGTCGCCGCGGAAGGTGTCAGTCTTCTCGTTCGCCTGCCTCGGGGTCTCGGCGGCGGTGTGGGCGGCCGGCTCACTGGTGATGAGCACGCCCACCGCCTTCTACGGGTTCAACATCGCCTGCTCGCTGATCATCCCGGAGCTGCGGCAGCGCCGCGGGGCGGTGGCCGTCGGCATGATCTGCTTCGTCGGGGTGTTCGGGCTGCTGCACGTCCTTGTCCACCCGGGCGACACCAGCAAGCTGCTGGTCCAGTACGTGGTGATCCCCACCGGCGTCACCATGCTGGCGGCCGCGGTGTTGTCCGGGGCCAAGAAGTTCTACGACCTGGTGCAGGAGCTGGACGTGGCCAGGGAACGCGAGGCGGAGCTGGCGGTGATGCGGGAGCGGATGCGGTTCGCCAGCGATCTGCACGACATCCAGGGGCACACGTTGCACGTGGTGAAGCTGAAGGTCACGCTGGCGGAGAAGCTGCTGCACCGGGATCTCTACCGGGCGCAGGAGGAACTGCGGGAGGTGCACGCCCTGGTCGGGGACACCATCATGCAGACCAAGGAACTCGCCTACGCGCAGCGGCGGCTCAACCTGGCCACCGAGCTGGAGAACGCGAAGAACCTCTTTGAGGCGGCGGGCATCCACGTGCGCATCGTGCGGGAGCCCGGGGTCGAGCCGCGGCCGGGGGAGCTGCTCGGCCAGGTGCTGCGCGAGACCACGACCAACATCCTGCGGCACGCGCAGGCCCGCCAGGTGCACATTGTCCTGTCCGCGTCGGGGATATCCATTGTGAACGACGGTGCACAGGAAGAAGGGTCTCCCGAATTGCGCGGGCTTTCCACGCTCAGTCAGCGCGTCGCGGACGACGGAGGGGAGCTGAAGGTGGCCCAGCAGGCAGGCCGTTTCCTGACCGCCGCCGGGTTCCCGCGGGTCGCCCCGGGCACGGTGCCGATGATGACCGGAGAGGACCCCCGATGA